The segment TGGAGATTTGTTTTCGTGTTTCGTTTTAGCTATTGATATTTCACCCCTACGAGGTTATTTTTCAAAAAACTAATGTGTTATCTAAAAGTAACGTTAGCCTGAAACAATATATGCAGTTTTATGATATTTGTCAATAATTTGTTGACATTGCCTTGTTTTTGTATTAGCTTTGCATCGGTTTTAGTTTTTGTTCTGGTAAAGGACAGGAACTGCATGGCAAGTTGTCATGAGTAAAGTAATAAATAACTTGATCGTATAGGAATTTTCATTTTAATGAAGCGGGTTTGCGGGGAGGTGTAGTTATAAGGTTGGTGATGGTAATATGATACGATAGTGTTTGTCCCAGTTCGTGATCAGAACACTGTCAGGGTTGAGAACCCTGACAGTGTTAATTTCCATTCAACCCTACGTATGGCTAAAAACAAAGTCGCCGAAGGCTTAATTTAATGTATAGGAATTTCAAACAGTTAGTCCCTCCCCCCTGTCTGCGTGCTGTCGCACAAGCACGGGCAGGGAGGTTAGGTGGGGGTGAAAGGAACAATCTGTGATCACCCTCCCTTAATCCCTCCCGTCAAGGGAGGGAAAATGTGTTTTTTAGTTACCGAAGGCCTAATTCATGGGTAAATATGAGGTAACCCCGAAGGGGTGAGAGGATTATAGCCAATACATGACCATAGATTAACAACCCCGAAGGGGTGGCATAAAACAACGATAATTCCGAAGGGATAGTATGAAGAATCTGTATTCTCTGTCACCCCTTCGGGGTTTAACCTATGTTTTGTATCTTTTACTATAATCATAACATCCCTTCGGGATTAAAAAAGTGGCAACTTATCAAATCCCACCCTAACTTGTTCGGTGAGGATAGGAAAAAGTTTATCAATTTAAAAGAAGCGTCACATTGGGCATCACAATATTTGAATCGCAATGTTACAATTTCTAATATTTCATATTTGCTACAGTACGGAAGTAATGGACAGAGGTAAAGGAGGTAGCTTTTCAATGAAAACTTATAAAGTAGCTTTAACAAGAACTTATTTTGTTTCTATACAGGCTAGGGATGAAGAGCAAGCAAAAAGATTATCGGAATACTATTTAGGTGATTGTCCTGATCTTTCAAAAGAAAAAGATCAAATAGATATGGAATTTTCTATAAAAGAAATTGAGATGGTTTATAATGCGGAATGTGTCAATGAAAATTAGACATTTTTTTAAAGAATTTAGACTCTCACGATAGTGTATTTTCCCGTTTTGGTTGATTAATCCATGCAGCCTGTGGTAAACGTGGAGGTTCAGGTACTTTTCCCTTGAACCGTTCCGGATGTTTTTTAAAAGCGGTCTTTAACACACGGCTTCGTTCTTTCACAATATGATCTGTACGTCCATAATGAACAGATTCGGGAGTAAAGAGTCCGATGCCTGAATGATAGTGTTCCGTATTGTACCAGAGAAAGAAATTCTTACAGAATATTCTGGAAGATTCAATAGAGGTAAAAAATCCAGGGAATTCAGGATGATACTTAAGGGTTTTAAACTGTGATTCAGAATAGGGATTATCATTACTGACGTAAGGCCTGGAGTGGCTTTTTGTAATCCCCAGGTCAGAGAGCAGAAAGGCAACTGGTTTAGAAGTCATACTTGATCCCCGGTCAGCATGAATAATCAGTTGTCCAGGTTGAATACCCTGTTTGTTGGCAGTCTCACGTATCAACCTTTCAGCCAGAGCCGCTTGTTCCCTGTGTGCAACCATCCAGCCGACCACATAGCGACTGAAGATGTCAAGGATCACATAGAGATAAAAATAACTCCATTTTGTTGGCCCTTTCAGTTTTGTGATATCCCAGGACCATACCTGATTGGGAGCAGTTGCCAGGAGTTCAGGTTTCTGATATACGGGGTGACGTAACAGGTTTCTTCGTTCCCTTACCTCGTGGTGTTTTTCCAGGAGACGATACAGAGTTCTTACAGAACACAGATAGACCCCTTCATCCAGGAGGGTTGTATATACTTGCCGGGGAGACTTATCACAAAAACGCTCAGAGTGTAAGGTATCAAGTATGATGTGTTCCTCCGTGGGAGACAATGCCAGAGGTGGTTTTACCGTGATACGCCTTTGCTGAATATTTTTCTGGTAGTAGTAATAACTTGCCCGTGGGATGCCCAACGTTTCACAGGCATTTTTCATACGAATCTCTTTGGCAAGTGATTCAACGGCAAGCATCATCTGTTTTCTCCTATCAGAGTGGAATGGATATTCAACATTTCTGAGATTTTTTTTTGAATCTCGATAATGGTTTCAGCCTGTTTGAGCCTTTGCTGAAGAGAATTAATTTCGCATTCAAGTTCTTTGATACGTCGTGCTGCCGGATCAGATTTTTTCTCCTTTGGTCCGCGTCGTTTTGGAGAAAGCGCCTCCAGGGTGCCACGTTCCAGTTGACGGCGCCAGGTAGTGAGATTAGACGAATAAAGACCTTCCCTTCTCAAGAGTGCTCCAATCTGCCCGAGATTTGTGCAGGCATCGGCCTCCCGAAGGATGCGAATCTTATACTGTGCAGTAAACTTACGTCTTGCTGCTTTTTCTGACACCTCTGGGTCGGGGACACAATTGCCAGCAGGAGCGTTGGTGGAACCTCCGTTCGCCCTACGGGCTCTCTCCGGTTCCACCAACGCTTGTAAAGTATTTTCTTTGCTTTTCTCATTATTTTTCATAGTTGTTTTCCTCCTCGCCCTACACTAAACTATTACAAGGAAAATGTCCAACTATTATAGACACTGAGGGGATGAAGCAAATGAAATTATTGCCATAACAGACTATTGAAAACTTAGTGTTTAAATTCATGATTAATATTATCGCTCTTCGAGCGTAGCCTCTGTAGTAAATTGTTTTTCTGCCCGCATAAAGGTGATAGAAATAGTATCACCCGGCTGCAGTTTTTTTAATTGTTCTGAGAAGCTGCGGAGATCCGCAATTTGGTTATCATTTATTTGTATAATTACATCACCAGCCTGTAATCCGGCCTTCTCTGCAGATGAACCGGGCATAACCTCTTTAATACTCAACCCACGGCCCGTGTATGAAAAATCGGGCATTGTTCCTAAACTAACTTTTCTCACTGCGGGTGCTGTTTCTGTTTTTTCCTGCCCATGATAAGGGAGCTTTTGCTGTACAGGGGTCAAAGGGTTGGGACGGTGAGCGAGATGTTCAATCACTTCTTTCAGTAGCCTTGCTGTTTTTACCATGCCGGCAGTATCTATCTTGTCTATGGTATCGGTGGGACGGTGATAATCTGTATGTAAACCGCTGAAGAGTTGAACGGCGGGAACTCCTGCATCAAGAAAACTCTTCTGGTCGCTTCCGCCAAAATCATCCGCAACAGACTCAACAGGCACGCCGGTAACAGTGGATGCCCCCATGAAAATATAGCCCCATTCTTTAGCCGATCCGGTCCCCAAAACCGTGAGTTTGTTGTCTCCCAACCTTCCTACGGTATCGATATTCAACATACCGATAGCCTTGCTAACGGGAAAACGTTTTTCATTGGCAACGTAGTACCGTGATCCCTTTAATTTCGTTTCTTCCCCGGTAAAGGCAATAAAAACTACGGTGCGTTCAGGCATCAGGTCTTTCCCTAACACCCTTGCCAGTTCTAATAATACCGCCACACCACTGGCATTGTCATCTGCGCCGTAATGTATTTTCCCCTTATCCCCTTTATGCACATCCGGCCAGCCCAACCCCAGATGATCATAATGGGCAGCTATTACGACACTTTGTCCTTCCCATTCCGGCTTACTTCCCGGAATAATTCCTATTACGTTTTTCAATAGTATTATGTTCTCCTGCTCGCCGCCAATATCCTCCCATGTTTGAAAGAAGCCGTTGTCGTTATTTTCGGGAGGTTGCAAACCGGCCTCAAAAAACTGTGAAGCGATGTAGTCTGCTGCCATATCTAAACCAAAAGTGCCAAGACCCCGTCCCAGAAGCCTTTCACTGGCCAGAAAACGGACATCCTGCATCATGCGTTCTTCGGAGAAGACCGGTGGGGGATAGGCCAGGGCGCGGCGGGGCTTCAGTTTTCCCTGCACCCCTTTCTTTCCTGGGGATTCATCCAAAGATGACAACGGTAGAGGAATTGACAATGGCGAATTTAGCACTGGCCAGTTGCCCTTTATGATACTGCTTAATTCATCACCCTCAAAACAAAGGTAACTGTATTTGCTGTAATAAGGCAGATTCTGCTTTAATTTTTGCAGCGCGGGTGCATTGTTTGTTGCTATCAGTGTCAGAGCCAGGTTTGGGTTCTCAGGATGATGTGTAGTAAGTACGAAAGTATGATTATCGTGCCCGATGGCCTTCCCATCAAGGTGAATTTTCTTGCCGGCAAACATTACATCGTAATTTGTAAGAGAAGAGGAGAATTGTGGAAGAAATTGATTTTCCCAGCCCAGAAGCCATATTGCATGGTCTGACGGAAGCCGGTCTCTTTCATTATCCAAAATGATATCCACTTCACCGGGCCGGGATTTTTGCCAGAATACACCAAGACCGCGGTAACCTTGCAATAACCCTTCCGGGGCAACGGAGGGAAGGACTACGAGTGTTTTTCCTGCTCCAAATGCTTTTGAGAGGGAAGGTGGAGTTTCGTATGGATCTAAACCACGGAAGATATCAAATTCCGGGTCTACTTCTAATGTAACAGGGCGCGCAGGCAGGGAGAGGGATATTCCCGTCTCTCTTTTGTTTACAACAACGGTGGTTTGATATGCATGCTCCTGTCCTTCCATAGAGATTGCAACAGGCACAGATAATTTGTAAACAGGTTCGGGTTGTATCTGTTCAATGACGGCAGTTAGCGTATAACCTTCCTTGCCGGCTTGAACCGATACATCGCGTATGCGGAGAACCGGCGCACCGGCTCTGGTTATCCACTGCTGGAATTCCTGCTGTAAATCTTTTCCTGTTCTATCAGTGAAGGCACTGTGTATATCGTCAAAAGAAGCCCGGCGATAGATATTTTCACGGTAAAATTTTTTTAGGGCATGAGTAAAAGCGTCGTCGCCGAGTTGCTGACGCAGCATGTGAAAAAACATCATGGATTTCCCATACCCTACTGCTTCGGTGACCGGGTTATGCCGGGCGCGGAACTCAGATAGGGGGATATCTTTGCTCTTTGTCACATAGTCTGTGTATTTTTGTAAAGCGGTACGACGGTACTCAGCCCCGTTCCCTTTTTGTTCCTGAATAAGATGGTCGGCGAGATAGGCGGTCAGGCCCTCACACCAGTTACCGTTCTGATAATCGACAAAAACACCGTTTCCCCACCAGTTATGGAGGATTTCGTGGGGATAGGAGGAATGCAGAATAAACGGGAAACGGATAACCTCTGGGCCGAGGAGTGTAAACGAAGGCATACCGTAACCGGTTTCCCAGAAGTTTTCAACAACAGCAAATTTTTTGTAGGGATACGGGCCGATCAGGTCGCTGTACACTTCAAGGTATTGGATACCGGCATCCAGATATTTGTTTGCCAGGTTTTCATCAGGTGTCCGTAAAAAGATCATAACCTGTATTTCTTTAGCATCCCGGATATATTCCGTAAACTCCCCGCCAACGAGGTATATTTCATCCTGTGGATCAACAGATTCCCAGCGTATATGCATCCCTGTATACTCTTCTCTGTGTTCTGTTCGTTCACCCTGGGTGATTATGTTCCAGCTTCGGGGTGTACGTATATCCATAGTAAAGGTTACCGGATCATCATTGAACACCGGATACCAGCATGTGTAGCCGTTAAGATACACACCTTGAGGTGAAATTATTCCCGGTGTCTCACTGAAACTGCGGGCATACACCTCTCCTTCCTGGAGGGGGTGGTATATTACTCCCTGATAATTCACTTCAAAGCGATGTGTACCAGAAGGCACTATAACCCTGAAATCTTCCCTGAATACGCATTCATCCTGGGCGAATGGGTCTTTATGAACACTAAAGTCGGGGAAATCAGTCCTTCTCTTTTCACTAATAAGAGATACACCAGGAGTTGCAGATACGGGTTGCATGCCACTGTGCAAGGAAAAGTAAAAATTACCACCATTCTCTTGTGAGAACGATTCGGGAATGGTAATAGTATCTGTAACCAAGAGACTGTGTTGCCCGGGCTGCAGCAGTATTTCCATCTCATGATGGACATAATCCCGGGCATAAACAGAAGTTGTTGGAATAACAGGGTTAAAAAACAGGAAATACAGGCAAAGATTCCGCAGATATCGTTTCATAGGTAAAGTATCTTCCCAAAATTATTTTGACATTTTTAGCAAAACCAGTAGTTTTCTAGTCCTTATCCAAGCGTGATTTTTTTACCGAGAGAGGTGAAGTTGGTTGAAATGCCCGAATTTACTGGTTAAAATGGGATTTGCAAAAAAACCAACAACCAGAAAAAGGGGCATTTCAGATGAGCAAAAAATCAGAACAGAAGTATAACAAAATACTCAGCAGAAGGAAACAAAAAATCGAAAGGCGACTGGGGCGGAAGCAGTGGGAAAAGCAAGACCGACCGATGTTCAGAGCGAGGAACATTCATTACGAGATAGCAGAAAGGAACCAGGCAATAAACTGTGGAGGGATAGGAGCAATCCATCAGATGGTGCTAAAATGCGGGTTAGTAAAAGAGATTGACGAGAAACTTGAATTGTTGAAGATGCACATGCCCTACCATGAATCAGATCATGTATTGAACATAGCGTATAATGTTCTTTCAGGGAATATACGATTAGAGGATATAGAGCTGAATCGTCAGGATGAGGGGTATCTGAACGCAGTGGGAGCGCAGAGGATACCAGACCCGACGACAGCCGGAGATTTTACCCGGCGGTTCAGGAGAGAAGATATTCTAAAGCTGATGGAGTGCATCAATACAGGTCGGCTTCGTGTATGGAAAGAAGCGAGAAAGGAGATCCTTGAAGAAGCGCTGGTTGATATAGACGGTACGATAGCGAAGACATATGGTGGATGTAAAGAGGGGATGGACATATCGTACAAAGGGATATGGGGATATGCACCGTTAATCATATCGTTGTGGAATACGAAAGAGGTGTTGTATCTGGTAAATAGACCTGGTAACAAGCCGAGCCATGATGGGTGTGTGGAGTGGGTAGACCGTGCGATAGGATTGGTGAAGCCGTATGCCAGGCGGATATGTGTGAGAGGAGACACGGACTTTTCGCTGACGGAGAATTTTGATCGGTGGTCACGGGAGGTAGACTTTGTTTTTGGGATGGATGCACATAAGGTTCTGGTAAGACATGCAGAGGAGTTACCGGGGAAAGCATGGAGGGTGTTAAGCCGTAAACCGAAATATAGGGTAAAGACCAAGGAGAGAAGCAAGCCGGAAAAGGTAAAAGAGCGGATCGTGAAGGAACGAGAATATAAGGATATTCGTTTGGCGAGTGAGCATGTGTCGGAGTTTGAGTATCGGCCAATGAAGTGTAAACAGAGCTATCGGGTAATTGTGCTGATGAAAAACCTGAGTGTAGAAAAGGGCGAGAAGGTGTTGCTTGATGATATACGATACTTTTTTTACATTACTACCCGGCGGGATATGACGGCAGAGGAATTGGTGGAGTTGGCAAACGGGCGCTGTGATCAGGAGAATGTGGTAGAGCAGTTGAAGAACGGTGTAAATGCGATGAAGATGCCGGTAAGGGATTTGGAGAGCAACTGGGCGTATATGGTCATGGCAGCGCTGGCGTGGAATTTAAAGTCATGGTTTGGGTTGTTGATGCCCAACGCGGTGAGGGGAATGCAGGTACAGAAGATGGAATTTCGACGGTTTCTGAATACCCTGATTTTACTTCCCTGTCAAATCCTGAAAACGGGGAGGAAGATCGTATACCGAATCCTTAGATATAATGACTGGCTGAAGGATTTCTTTGCCACGTGGGAGCGGATCCGTAGGCTGAAGATGTGCATGAGAGAATAACAGATATAGGTGATAAAAGATGCAGGAAATGAAGCGGGAACGGGAGCGGTACCTTATCACTTTGCGATCATCCCCGATTTTATTTTCCGATAAGGGTATTTTTCTTGTGAGTGGAGTCTTGATGCCGATTAAAATGAAAAAAAGTATCGAGAGTAGAAAAAATAATACAAATAATAGTACCCATTACCGATTAAAACAGTGATAAGAGGCGAGGTTTATAAAACCTCGCTTGTTTTAGGTCTAGTCCTTATCCAAGCGTGATTTTTTTACCGAGAGAGGTGAAGTTGGTTGAAATGCCCGAATTTACTGGTTAAAATGGGATTTGCAAAAAAACCAACAACCAGAAAAAGGGGCATTTCAGATGAGCAAAAAATCAGAACAGAAGTATAACAAAATACTCAGCAGAAGGAAACAAAAAATCGAAAGGCGACTGGGGCGGAAGCAGTGGGAAAAGCAAGACCGACCGATGTTCAGAGCGAGGAACATTCATTACGAGATAGCAGAAAGGAACCAGGCAATAAACTGTGGAGGGATAGGAGCAATCCATCAGATGGTGCTAAAATGCGGGTTAGTAAAAGAGATTGACGAGAAACTTGAATTGTTGAAGATGCACATGCCCTACCATGAATCAGATCATGTATTGAACATAGCGTATAATGTTCTTTCAGGGAATATACGATTAGAGGATATAGAGCTGAATCGTCAGGATGAGGGGTATCTGAACGCAGTGGGAGCGCAGAGGATACCAGACCCGACGACAGCCGGAGATTTTACCCGGCGGTTCAGGAGAGAAGATATTCTAAAGCTGATGGAGTGCATCAATACAGGTCGGCTTCGTGTATGGAAAGAAGCGAGAAAGGAGATCCTTGAAGAAGCGCTGGTTGATATAGACGGTACGATAGCGAAGACATATGGTGGATGTAAAGAGGGGATGGACATATCGTACAAAGGGATATGGGGATATGCACCGTTAATCATATCGTTGTGGAATACGAAAGAGGTGTTGTATCTGGTAAATAGACCTGGTAACAAGCCGAGCCATGATGGGTGTGTGGAGTGGGTAGACCGTGCGATAGGATTGGTGAAGCCGTATGCCAGGCGGATATGTGTGAGAGG is part of the Candidatus Jettenia sp. AMX2 genome and harbors:
- a CDS encoding M20/M25/M40 family metallo-hydrolase, with amino-acid sequence MKRYLRNLCLYFLFFNPVIPTTSVYARDYVHHEMEILLQPGQHSLLVTDTITIPESFSQENGGNFYFSLHSGMQPVSATPGVSLISEKRRTDFPDFSVHKDPFAQDECVFREDFRVIVPSGTHRFEVNYQGVIYHPLQEGEVYARSFSETPGIISPQGVYLNGYTCWYPVFNDDPVTFTMDIRTPRSWNIITQGERTEHREEYTGMHIRWESVDPQDEIYLVGGEFTEYIRDAKEIQVMIFLRTPDENLANKYLDAGIQYLEVYSDLIGPYPYKKFAVVENFWETGYGMPSFTLLGPEVIRFPFILHSSYPHEILHNWWGNGVFVDYQNGNWCEGLTAYLADHLIQEQKGNGAEYRRTALQKYTDYVTKSKDIPLSEFRARHNPVTEAVGYGKSMMFFHMLRQQLGDDAFTHALKKFYRENIYRRASFDDIHSAFTDRTGKDLQQEFQQWITRAGAPVLRIRDVSVQAGKEGYTLTAVIEQIQPEPVYKLSVPVAISMEGQEHAYQTTVVVNKRETGISLSLPARPVTLEVDPEFDIFRGLDPYETPPSLSKAFGAGKTLVVLPSVAPEGLLQGYRGLGVFWQKSRPGEVDIILDNERDRLPSDHAIWLLGWENQFLPQFSSSLTNYDVMFAGKKIHLDGKAIGHDNHTFVLTTHHPENPNLALTLIATNNAPALQKLKQNLPYYSKYSYLCFEGDELSSIIKGNWPVLNSPLSIPLPLSSLDESPGKKGVQGKLKPRRALAYPPPVFSEERMMQDVRFLASERLLGRGLGTFGLDMAADYIASQFFEAGLQPPENNDNGFFQTWEDIGGEQENIILLKNVIGIIPGSKPEWEGQSVVIAAHYDHLGLGWPDVHKGDKGKIHYGADDNASGVAVLLELARVLGKDLMPERTVVFIAFTGEETKLKGSRYYVANEKRFPVSKAIGMLNIDTVGRLGDNKLTVLGTGSAKEWGYIFMGASTVTGVPVESVADDFGGSDQKSFLDAGVPAVQLFSGLHTDYHRPTDTIDKIDTAGMVKTARLLKEVIEHLAHRPNPLTPVQQKLPYHGQEKTETAPAVRKVSLGTMPDFSYTGRGLSIKEVMPGSSAEKAGLQAGDVIIQINDNQIADLRSFSEQLKKLQPGDTISITFMRAEKQFTTEATLEER
- a CDS encoding IS1380 family transposase — its product is MSKKSEQKYNKILSRRKQKIERRLGRKQWEKQDRPMFRARNIHYEIAERNQAINCGGIGAIHQMVLKCGLVKEIDEKLELLKMHMPYHESDHVLNIAYNVLSGNIRLEDIELNRQDEGYLNAVGAQRIPDPTTAGDFTRRFRREDILKLMECINTGRLRVWKEARKEILEEALVDIDGTIAKTYGGCKEGMDISYKGIWGYAPLIISLWNTKEVLYLVNRPGNKPSHDGCVEWVDRAIGLVKPYARRICVRGDTDFSLTENFDRWSREVDFVFGMDAHKVLVRHAEELPGKAWRVLSRKPKYRVKTKERSKPEKVKERIVKEREYKDIRLASEHVSEFEYRPMKCKQSYRVIVLMKNLSVEKGEKVLLDDIRYFFYITTRRDMTAEELVELANGRCDQENVVEQLKNGVNAMKMPVRDLESNWAYMVMAALAWNLKSWFGLLMPNAVRGMQVQKMEFRRFLNTLILLPCQILKTGRKIVYRILRYNDWLKDFFATWERIRRLKMCMRE